A portion of the Mustela erminea isolate mMusErm1 chromosome 19, mMusErm1.Pri, whole genome shotgun sequence genome contains these proteins:
- the TXNL4B gene encoding thioredoxin-like protein 4B isoform X2: protein MSFLLPKLTSKKEVDQAIQSTAEKVLVLRFGRDEDPVCLQLDDILSKTSSDLSKMAAIYLVDVDRTPVYTHYFDISYIPSTVFFFNGQHMKVDYGDKACPSRREGGACVEEGEHFRRRRQKQEGPTPETVSVFRELHGIQGP, encoded by the exons ATGAGCTTCCTATTGCCCAAGCTAACTAGCAAAAAAGAAGTAGACCAAGCAATACAAAGTACCGCAGAGAAGGTGTTGGTCCTCAGGTTTGGGAGAGACGAGGATCCTGTCTGTCTGCAGCTAGATGATATa CTTTCTAAGACCTCTTCTGACCTGAGTAAAATGGCTGCTATTTATCTGGTAGATGTGGACCGAACTCCCGTTTACACGCACTATTTTGACATCAGTTATATTCCATCTACTGTGTTTTTCTTCAATGGGCAACATATGAAAGTGGATTATGG AGACAAGGCTTGCCCCTCCCGGAGGGAAGGAGGTGCTTGCGTGGAAGAGGGGGAGCATTTCCGGAGAAGGCGCCAGAAGCAAGAAGGTCCGACGCCGGAGACCGTGAGCGTGTTCAGAGAGCTGCACGGAATTCAGGGGCCCTGA
- the TXNL4B gene encoding thioredoxin-like protein 4B isoform X3, translated as MSFLLPKLTSKKEVDQAIQSTAEKVLVLRFGRDEDPVCLQLDDILSKTSSDLSKMAAIYLVDVDRTPVYTHYFDISYIPSTVFFFNGQHMKVDYGCFPSEPHPQEEVATDGHRRKAAGGFGVLR; from the exons ATGAGCTTCCTATTGCCCAAGCTAACTAGCAAAAAAGAAGTAGACCAAGCAATACAAAGTACCGCAGAGAAGGTGTTGGTCCTCAGGTTTGGGAGAGACGAGGATCCTGTCTGTCTGCAGCTAGATGATATa CTTTCTAAGACCTCTTCTGACCTGAGTAAAATGGCTGCTATTTATCTGGTAGATGTGGACCGAACTCCCGTTTACACGCACTATTTTGACATCAGTTATATTCCATCTACTGTGTTTTTCTTCAATGGGCAACATATGAAAGTGGATTATGG CTGCTTCCCTTCCGAGCCTCATCCGCAGGAAGAGGTGGCCACTGACGGGCACAGAAGGAAGGCTGCTGGGGGCTTTGGTGTCCTTCGCTGA
- the TXNL4B gene encoding thioredoxin-like protein 4B isoform X1, with protein sequence MSFLLPKLTSKKEVDQAIQSTAEKVLVLRFGRDEDPVCLQLDDILSKTSSDLSKMAAIYLVDVDRTPVYTHYFDISYIPSTVFFFNGQHMKVDYGSPDHTKFVGSFKTKQDFIDLIEVIYRGAMRGKLIVQSPIDPKNIPKYDLLYQDI encoded by the exons ATGAGCTTCCTATTGCCCAAGCTAACTAGCAAAAAAGAAGTAGACCAAGCAATACAAAGTACCGCAGAGAAGGTGTTGGTCCTCAGGTTTGGGAGAGACGAGGATCCTGTCTGTCTGCAGCTAGATGATATa CTTTCTAAGACCTCTTCTGACCTGAGTAAAATGGCTGCTATTTATCTGGTAGATGTGGACCGAACTCCCGTTTACACGCACTATTTTGACATCAGTTATATTCCATCTACTGTGTTTTTCTTCAATGGGCAACATATGAAAGTGGATTATGG GTCTCCAGATCACACTAAGTTTGTGGGAAGTTTCAAAACCAAGCAGGACTTCATAGATTTGATTGAAGTAATTTATCGAGGAGCAATGAGGGGGAAACTTATTGTCCAAAGTCCTATTGATCCCAAGAATATTCCCAAATACGACCTTCTCTATCAAGACATTTAG
- the DHX38 gene encoding pre-mRNA-splicing factor ATP-dependent RNA helicase PRP16 yields MEDASEDASIHRLEGTDMDSQVGGLICKTKSAASEQHVFKAPAPRPSLLGLDLLASLKRREREEKDDGEDKKKSRISSYKDWEESKDDQRDAEEEGSDQAGRHSRKDRHYRSARVETPSHPGGVSEEFWERSRQRERERREHGVYASSREEKDRKKDRSRDRDCDRKRDRDERDRSRHSSRSERDGGSERSRRNEPESPRHRPKDAATPSRSAWEEEDSGYGFSRRSQWESPSPTPSYRDSERSHRQSSRDRDRSVRSRYSDDTPLPTPSYKYNEWADDRRHLGSTPRLSRGRGRREDGEEGISFDTEEERQQWEDDQRQADRDWYMMDEGYDEFHNPLAYSSEDYVRRREQHLHKQKQKRISAQRRQINEDNERWETNRMLTSGVVHRLEVDEDFEEDSAAKVHLMVHNLVPPFLDGRIVFTKQPEPVIPVKDATSDLAIIARKGSQTVRKHREQKERKKAQHKHWELAGTKLGDIMGVKKEEEPDKALTEDGKVDYRTEQKFADHMKKKSEASSEFAKKKSILEQRQYLPIFAVQQELLTIIRDNSIVIVVGETGSGKTTQLTQYLHEDGYTDYGMIGCTQPRRVAAMSVAKRVSEEMGGNLGEEVGYAIRFEDCTSENTLIKYMTDGILLRESLREADLDHYSAIIMDEAHERSLNTDVLFGLLREVVARRSDLKLIVTSATMDAEKFAAFFGNVPIFHIPGRTFPVDILFSKTPQEDYVEAAVKQSLQVHLSGAPGDILIFMPGQEDIEVTSDQIVEHLEELENAPALAVLPIYSQLPSDLQAKIFQKAPDGVRKCIVATNIAETSLTVDGIMFVIDSGYCKLKVFNPRIGMDALQIYPISQANANQRSGRAGRTGPGQCFRLYTQSAYKNELLTTTVPEIQRTNLANVVLLLKSLGVQDLLQFHFMDPPPEDNMLNSMYQLWILGALDNTGGLTSTGRLMVEFPLDPALSKMLIVSCDMGCSSEILLIVSMLSVPAIFYRPKGREEESDQIREKFAVPESDHLTYLNVYLQWKNNNYSTIWCNDHFIHAKAMRKVREVRAQLKDIMVQQRMSLASCGTDWDIVRKCICAAYFHQAAKLKGIGEYVNIRTGMPCHLHPTSSLFGMGYTPDYIVYHELVMTTKEYMQCVTAVDGEWLAELGPMFYSVKQAGKSRQENRRRAKEEASAMEEEMALAEEQLRARRQEQEKRSPLGSVRSTKIYTPGRKEQGEPMTPRRTPARFGL; encoded by the exons ATGGAGGATGCCAGCGAGGATGCCTCGATTCATCGATTGGAAGGCACTGATATGGACTCTCAGGTTGGCGGTCTTATTTGCAAGACCAAAAGTGCCGCCAGTGAGCAGCATGTTTTCaaggcccccgccccccgcccttcATTGCTGGGGCTGGACTTGTTAGCTTCCCTGAAACGAAGGGAGCGCGAGGAGAAGGATGATGGGGAGGACAAGAAGAAGTCCAGAATCTCTTCCTACAAGGACTGGGAGGAGAGCAAGGATGACCAGCGGGATGCTGAGGAGGAGGGCAGTGACCAAGCTGGCCGACACAGCCGGAAAGACAG ACATTATCGGTCTGCTCGGGTGGAGACTCCATCCCACCCTGGTGGTGTGAGCGAAGAGTTTTGGGAACGCAGTcggcagagagagcgggagcgGCGGGAGCATGGTGTCTACGCCTCatccagagaagaaaaggatCGGAAGAAAGACAGATCACGGGATCGAGACTGTGACCGCAAGAGAGACAGAG ATGAGCGGGATAGAAGCAGACACAGCAGCAGATCCGAGCGAGATGGAGGGTCAGAGCGCAGCAGAAGAAATGAACCGGAGAGCCCGAGACACCGACCTAAAG ACGCAGCTACTCCTTCAAGGTCTGCCTGGGAGGAAGAGGACAGCGGCTACGGCTTCTCCCGGCGCTCGCAGTGGGAATCCCCGTCTCCAACGCCTTCTTACCGGGATTCTGAGCGGAGCCATCGACAGTCCAGTCGTGATCGGGATAG GTCTGTGCGGAGCAGGTATTCAGACGACACACCTCTGCCAACCCCCTCCTACAAATACAACGAGTGGGCCGATGACAGAAGACACCTGGGCTCCACGCCCCGTCTGTCCAGGGGCCGAg GAAGACGCGAGGATGGTGAAGAGGGAATTTCGTTCGACACAGAAGAGGAACGGCAGCAGTGGGAGGATGACCAGAGG CAAGCGGACCGGGATTGGTACATGATGGATGAGGGGTACGACGAGTTCCACAACCCCCTGGCCTACTCCTCCGAGGATTACGTGAGAAGGCGGGAGCAGCACCTGCATAAACAGAAGCAGAAGCGCATTTCGGCTCAGCGAAGGCAGATCAACGAG GATAACGAGCGCTGGGAGACCAACCGCATGCTCACCAGCGGGGTGGTCCATCGGCTGGAGGTGGACGAGGACTTCGAGGAGGACAGTGCAGCCAAAGTGCACTTGATGGTGCACAACCTGGTTCCTCCCTTTCTTGATGGGCGCATCGTCTTCACCAAGCAG CCAGAGCCCGTGATTCCAGTCAAGGATGCCACTTCTGACTTGGCCATTATTGCTCGAAAAGGCAGTCAAACAGTGCGGAAGCACAGGGAACAGAAGGAACGGAAAAAG GCTCAACACAAACACTGGGAGCTGGCTGGAACCAAGCTAGGAGACATCATGGGTGTCAAAAAAGAGGAAGAGCCAGATAAAGCTCTGACGGAAGACGGTAAAGTGGACTATAG GACAGAGCAGAAGTTTGCAGACCACATGAAGAAAAAGAGCGAAGCCAGCAGCGAGTTTGCCAAGAAGAAGTCCATTCTGGAGCAGCGACAGTATCTGCCCATCTTCGCTGTGCAGCAGGAACTTCTGACTATCATCAG AGATAACAGCATCGTGATCGTGGTTGGAGAGACAGGGAGCGGTAAGACCACTCAGCTGACGCAGTACTTGCATGAAGACGGTTACACGGACTACGGGATGATCGGGTGCACCCAGCCTCGCCGTGTGGCTGCCATGTCTGTGGCCAAGAGAGTCAGTGAAGAAATGGGGGGCAACCTTGGTGAGGAG gTGGGTTACGCGATCCGCTTCGAAGACTGCACGTCAGAAAACACCTTGATCAAATACATGACGGACGGGATCCTGCTGCGGGAGTCGCTCCGGGAAGCGGACCTGGATCACTACAGTGCCATCATCATGGACGAGGCCCACGAGCGCTCCCTCAACACTGACGTGCTCTTTGGGCTGCTCCGGGAG GTGGTGGCTCGGCGCTCAGACCTGAAGCTCATCGTCACGTCAGCCACTATGGATGCAGAGAAATTTGCTGCCTTTTTTGGGAATGTTCCCATCTTCCACATCCCTGGCCGGACTTTCCCTGTTGACATTCTCTTCAGCAAG ACCCCGCAGGAGGACTATGTGGAGGCCGCAGTGAAGCAGTCCTTACAGGTGCACCtgtcaggggctcctggggacATCCTTATCTTCATGCCTGGCCAAGAGGACATTGAG GTAACCTCAGACCAGATTGTGGAACATCTGGAGGAACTGGAAAATGCACCTGCCTTGGCTGTGCTGCCCATCTACTCTCAGCTACCGTCTGACCTCCAGGCTAAAATCTTCCAGAAG GCTCCAGATGGAGTTCGGAAGTGTATCGTTGCCACCAACATTGCTGAGACGTCTCTGACTGTCGATGGCATCATGTTTGTTATTGACTCTGGTTATTGCAAATTAAAG GTCTTCAACCCCAGGATTGGCATGGATGCTCTACAGATCTACCCCATCAGCCAGGCCAATGCCAACCAGAGGTCGGGGCGCGCTGGCCGGACGGGCCCAGGTCAGTGTTTCAG gctctacacccagagCGCCTACAAGAACGAGCTCCTGACCACCACGGTGCCTGAGATCCAGAGGACCAACCTGGCCAACGTGGTGCTGCTGCTCAAGTCCCTCGGCGTGCAGGACCTGCTGCAGTTCCACTTCATGGACCCGCCGCCTGAGGACAACATGCTCAACTCCATGTATCAGCTCTGGATCCTCGGGGCCCTGGACAACACTG GTGGTCTGACCTCGACGGGTCGGCTGATGGTGGAGTTTCCCCTGGACCCGGCGCTGTCCAAGATGCTGATTGTGTCCTGTGACATGGGCTGCAGCTCGGAGATCCTGCTCATCGTGTCCATGCTCTCCGTGCCGGCCATCTTCTACAGGCCCAAG GGCCGAGAGGAGGAGAGCGATCAGATCCGGGAGAAGTTTGCTGTCCCCGAGAGTGACCATTTGACCTACCTGAATGTCTACCTGCAGTGGAAGAATAATAATTACTCCACCATCTGGTGTAACGATCATTTTATCCATGCCAAGGCCATGCGGAAG GTCCGGGAGGTACGGGCTCAGCTCAAGGACATCATGGTGCAGCAGCGGATGAGCCTGGCCTCGTGTGGCACCGACTGGGACATCGTCAGGAAGTGTATCTGTGCAGCCTATTTCCACCAGGCGGCTAAGCTCAAG GGAATTGGGGAGTATGTGAATATCCGGACGGGGATGCCCTGCCACCTGCACCCCACCAGCTCTCTCTTTGGAATGGGCTATACCCCAGACTATATAGTGTATCACGAGCTGGTCATGACCACCAAG GAGTACATGCAGTGTGTGACTGCCGTGGATGGAGAGTGGCTGGCGGAGCTGGGCCCCATGTTCTACAGCGTGAAACAGGCGGGAAAGTCTCGGCAG GAGAACCGCCGACGGGCCAAAGAGGAGGCTTCTGCCATGGAGGAGGAGATGGCCCTGGCTGAGGAGCAGCTGCGAGCCCGGCGGCAAGAGCAGGAGAAGCGCAGCCCCCTGGGCAGTGTCCG GTCTACAAAGATCTACACTCCAGGCCGGAAGGAACAAGGCGAACCCATGACCCCTCGCCGCACACCAGCCCGCTTTGGGCTCTGA